The Argiope bruennichi chromosome X2, qqArgBrue1.1, whole genome shotgun sequence sequence tgtacttttaaaagaagtgaaagttcaatcattattctaattaagaaatatgttttctacgttcatcaaatctgcaccttttgtttcaaaactgaaaatgcaattaaatgtaaaataagttttaaattaatctgtaaatagaagcaaaaaaaaaaaaaaaaaaaattctcactatttgtttggaaactactgtgcaagttcTTATTCTTGACTTAAGGGACACaatattggaagttataattaatgcGATGGAGTATGGTTTCTACtaacttggaacatcagaaggaaatttaaaacaattatatgtgagattccaattcactttatatccttagaacttgtttagaattgaagatattccaaatcacgaaatttctctctggtcagttgcaattacttAGAGCAGTGGAAGCAACCAAGGATTTATCAAATGTATGTGTTAAACAAAGtgccaaaatatgaaatgtcttttcgtgaaaaatgtagtaaaatttcaatatgtcattcaagcctatcacattgcaacaagtaagtaaattttatcttctgattttcttatatgaaaactTACTTGCCTTAataagaaaggcataaattttgttttgtacaacttttattttattttatataatttgaataaatttttttaatggtattgTAACAACTAAACTTTAGCTCAGACAAGCTACAACTCAACTCATGTTTACccaagaatttttactttctagaatTCAGTAATAAAAACGGTTGCATTGCTTACTCTCAATATgcatcttgttttttttttaatttgtacttaattgctttttgtttttaCCCATCGATAGAATTTATCGATAACCTTAACAGGTTATGGGCCCAGCGTGTTTTAAATCTGTGtgaatttaatatctattaaattttttttaaagcgaagTGAACCGCGCGGAGGCCTAACAGCGAGACGCTATGGATTTGAAAGTACAAATCGACAAACTAGAAGGTGCGGAAAATTGGAGAAAGTGCAAGTGGCAAATGAAAATGCACTTTGAACAATATGATCTCACATCATTATTGATGGAACTAAAATTTGTCCGGTCGCTGTAAACGGCGATGTTAATGCGGATGAGCACGTAAAGAAGGTGGCTGAATGGCGGCGTGATAACGCTAAGGCAGCCGCGCTTATTGCAAGTACGTTGAGCGCTTCTGTAGCCGATTTAGTGATGACGTACTCGAATGCAAAGGACatttgggaaaaattaattagtgTTTTTGAACAAAGCAGTATTCAGAGACTTAATTTATTGATGACACAATTTTTTCAAGTTGGTAGAGATCCTAATGACAATGTTGCTGCACATGCAGCTAAAGTTGAAAGAATCTACACGGATATGAACGGTGAATTAAATCGTATTGGATCAAGTAATATTCCAGAAGAATTATTGCATGGCAAAATATTGCTTACTGTGGGTCCAGAATTCCAAGAATTCAGCAATGTTCGGGAGTCTCTAGACTCTGATAAACGAACAACCAAGAATCTTGTTGAAAAATTGTGTACAATTGAACAACGTGAATTTTCTTATCTGCGACGATTTCAGGTACAGCGGGCCTGTGAGATCAACTGAGTAGGAGAACTCGAAACATCTATTTACAAAAAAGGAGACTACTAAAGGGGAAAAATTCCTAAACTTTAGGAAAAGTCAATTGTGCCTGACATGCAGGTTGCACTCGACGGAaggttaataatttaattgaaatttcgttTCAAAGAAGCGACACCATCTAAGAGAggatatgtgaaaaaaattggttGATTAATTCGACCTGTGACCTAATGGACGATGACCGGCCTATCATATAGAGAGTAAGATATAAAAAGTCAGCAGCAGCCAGGATTGCCTCCTGGTATCCAGACCTCTTGagctattttttcaatttcaaataaaaaaatctgcaaaaagcCAAAACACGTGCGGAAATAAAATACAGATAGAGtgtaatctgaataaaaataggAGTACATAAAAACTAATTCATACTAGAATGGGAGGGGGGGGGTCAAGAAATCAAGAAATGATCATTCTAGAactatagagaaataaaattcatgtgagaaaaggagaaaaaaacctAACGGATCAGAAAAAACCACTCTAACCGACTCAAAAAGCAAGTATATTATATCagacataataattttaatatatactgcGTATTATACCAAACgcacatcaaaaattaaaattaaaatgaacagagaaaagtatatttaaataatgcttaaacAAGTCATGACCTATAAAACATTCAGTAAATAAATGTCTAAGTCACTCAATAATTgctaatctaattaaataattcacaCTAATCATAAATATCAGTTtagctttagttatattaaagtcccattgtaaagtaacactagggttattttgggacggacctcgtaattttgaaccgcggtcgacacctgagctggcaccccccctctccacaccacaccacaccaggaggaggacgtttggcactgacggatttaacgtgcaacagacccccttacacgactgttcttcggtggattcgggtctcgaacctgaaaccctactgctCACGAGCCGAGATTTTACCACTTAATCATAAATATCAATCAGCGAACaaagtattgtttttaaataagtaaaactgctcaaattctattaaatagaaaaagaggAAAGATAAGAGAAAATATCAGTTATAGATTAAACTTAATATaagtctaaataataataataataataatatatgtaatgatattttaaactctaatcaATTTCCcaaagttttttcttaatttagcccatagtaatttcattctcttattttctgatccaattccattttctctacttaattaattgaaaagaagctttataaaattgctgaatcggttaaacgccgacactttcacacgctccgcgtgacaagtagaaaaatgtccagtaagcacatccTTTTTAAAACACCCCCGTGTTTCCCTTATTTGTGACTGGCATGAGTCAGAAATCCCTataagaatcttaataatatattagcattgtagaaaaaatattttccctatccatatctcatgtcatataagacgagggataattaatttcttgcTCTCTTCcagacttctgcttttgtgtcgcgctgtggGGGACGTGCCTTGTCCAcactttcttgtaaataaatcatgcccacgagagaataaatcgaatttaaaaatgcaagtctcttcactgcttgttgcacctgcattctgcttaacataaaataatgcttacatattatatatatatatgagagagagagagagagagaataatatTTTGACCAATCAGTGACAAGAATTAAGACGTCAAAAATTCCACAGAAGTTGAGAGAACAAGCATATAAGTTGCAGTAGATAGATGACATCCCCAACACACTTGACAGCAATACAAATCAGAAAGCAGTACAGCAAGACAAAAAAGATTCgatctaagaaaattaatataaaaaaagaagaaaaaaaaacaagcacaAAAGAAACAGATTACTTAGCCATCATTCCTCATCAAATTGGCAGATATTTTTAGTTACATACACATATTTTGTGGTTTAAATAAAGATGATTAATCACGTAGTGCATTGATAATAAAGTAGATATATTTTCTAGTGAGAGGCAAGGAAGATGAAATCGATTATTATGAATACTGTAGTTGGCTCTATTAGGCTGCTAATATTGgttccataatattaataataagtaatgaatacagagtaaaaattagaaaattattgggTATATAAATATGACTTCAATAGACGACACTAGTAGTCTGTTTGTAATTAAACCGAATCAATTGTAATTGGTAAAACCCTTTCAAAAATTAGTGTACGAcctctgatatttaaaaatgcatttttagattatattatcCAAGAATAGCTTATCTGTGAATTAGCATAGAAAATGTGTCGAGTTTTTGTGCCAAATAAGCAGCATTTGCGGGAATCTGTGCCACATTATTTCATTCCAGAGAAAAACATATCGTTTGCTGTTGGGTATTTATGGTGAGTATGCCCATCGAATACAACTTACAAAGAGTGATTTCGTCgacttaaaaattatgatttcaataCACATGACAAAAAGTAAGAGTTTATTATGAATAGTTGCAACCCAATAAAACAATCATTGATAAACAATACAAACAACAATAGATCCATTTCAACGAAGCATTGAAAGAGAAACATACACATGAAGGGCTTTCATGGGCCATGGTACAACCCCTTTAACGAGATATACATTCTATCATGGAAGTGGAAGTAATTCAAACACACAGTTCTAAGCGAGACCCAAACAATAACTTGAAGATTCTCTGCGTTGCCGTCTATTGGAAAAACTTTAAGCATACTAAAGGATGAATATTCTTAACTTAGAatctagttaaaattaaatactattttcaagACATGTTTAGACTATTTTGGGCGAACAATCTATTTTGAACTCTGATTAGGTTATGCATATGACGAATCGATATCGCCCTTTTCAAGCTACCATACTATTCAATTGGAACTGCTTTCAACACCGACAGATTTACTGTACAACAGACCGGCGTAATGCTACGATGTAGTAAAGGAAAATGGTACTCAtggaataataagaatttttcgctcgcaatatctttgaaaatgtaaatagcGTCAGTATATTATTTCTCTTCATCAttacatttggctttaaaaattacttaaatgcactaaactttcatttaaattagtaCCCCCTTGCATTCACGCCACTGTATACATTATGTATGTTTGGTGACCCTATAGACCCGAATAAGTGTTACTGgaagataaaatgaaatcttgATATGGTAACGTTATTGCATGTCTGTATAGCAGCGAAGAAAGACATATTTTGAGGACATTctgtgcttttaattttattgcaatgttttaaaatttttgctttaacaaAAACAAACCATTACATTAAAAAACTCGGATATGTTTTCATCCAAGTGTGAAAACTAATCATGCATAaatctcttattattattatgcatgtcCTCAGGTCTTCCATAAGAATTCCTATTCTTTCCATCCAtcctattctttcaaaaaaacaacaacaaaggaaattttttttatctccctgTTTTATTTAGCACTTGAAAAAGACAGTACCTTCTCTTCCAGCAGTTATTCCCTATAACTAGAGACATAAAAACGGGTGTGAGGGATAGAATGTGAAATTTTTGCGGTATTTCCTTTCCAACGTTAAGATTAAAAACAGTTGTCGAAAGCTAAAGTGCAGAATCCCACCGACGGAAGGTAGAGATGGCCTTACAAAGAGGAATCAAAAAACGAcaattgtttccaaaatttctttcagCGCCAGATAACCATGAAACTAAACTGCCAGTTTCGATATTTTGGCATGTCAAACGAATGAAAGTAATTCCTCGAGACGGGCTTCTTTCGTATTTTGCACTGTGCATTGGTTTGGATGAACCTTTTTTGAATACAAATCGCCAGAAAGAGAAAATGGCATGTAAATTTCCATCGGAGGTGTTTATCTCGAAGGTGAGAAAAACTGCACATTTGTATACCGTTGGGTAAGGAATTGAAATTTTCCTTCTGCACTGCTAAGTGGCTTTAGTTCAGTTTCCATCTGTGGCGGACAACGTGCTTTCCCATATTCAGCCATTAATAGTTGAGAAAAGGTTTCTGTTTCTCTTTGGTGGCATACAATCCTATTTTCGGGCAAAAATATCACCTAGACGAAGCCATTATTTGTGcaataaaaaagtggaaatgtggataaaatatagattcttttaCGGtacatatctaaatttttatatatatttttttatctttattttgtttcaaaaattcttttatactttcttttatatattatattatttattattattttatattatttatttattcttatgatGTTACCGTACCGTAACATCAAATTGCCTCTCATTCcggaaatttattcttttaaatcatttgaacatttttttcacaggaaactatccttgtcgactaaataatatgtaatggatttcgaatcctgtctgctaaataatatgtaataatattttggttgaagcagaatgtaggttgaagacatagaagacgctttttatatttttaaattaattttaatatccattccgggaaagcaattatttacaagaaggttcagcgcgacacaaaagcagaagtaagaaagaagaagaagggccaaaacaaattatcactagtcttatataacataggatttccggccacgtgcggAAGGATTACATCTgctgacctttgacaagggcaatggaagtatcactttcatttgatacgtagtactgatggcgcattatttttacaaagggattaattaaaccgaaagtagaattagatcaggaaataagagaatattttactatgggctaaattaagataaagttttggaaattaatttggtttaaattaagagtttaaaacaTCATTACAAATACATACATATTCTGTAAAACCGTATTAGTATAAACTTTTAAGACTTATAACAGCACATATACGAACCCTCGCCGCTCTCAACATGAATCTGATGTCATAACCAATCGGCATCCTGGCCTGTTGAGACGGCTCCCTTTAatcttatagaatttttatttcatttccaggTTTGAATTGAATCTATTGCAGAAAAAACcagaacattttgaaagaaaaatacaattcttttattacatgattcttttttttagacatgaaaaatatttaatagctgcATAATGGTTCATGTGTGAGGAACCTAAAGAGTAACTATTCCTAAATGTTATAACTATCATTCACTTTTTAATAGTTATTacgtaaaataaatcattatatcttatttcaaattcaataaaagctTTATTACTGAAGTGTTTGATTTAGTGTCAGTTATAACTACTTATTCTTTACCCTTATACCGTCCTGCCGCTCATTTAAAGGCAAGTCGCTCTGCAGCCGAATTTTTTGGAACCTCTTCATCCTTATTCGGAGTTAAACTGAAGTGAGCGATGGGCGTCggcggaaaaaaaaaagaaaggatgagGCGAGATTTTGGCCTTGGTATGTGTATGATGGCTGTATCGTGAACTCCTGATATCtagcaattttaaattagtgTGGTTTTGAGAGCCCTGGaggattttaaactttttaaccgGTTTTTCACTTATGTTTAATGTTAATTGTTGTATGTGAATAAATGTCTCGTGTGCTTCTAAAACTATGTTTTCCTTCTCaagacatatatattttttggcagcggtgggattcgaacccacgcccccGAAGAGACTGGTGTTCTACCGTCTGAACTAGACGGGCAGTGCTCTTACGTAattgttaatttgaaataatctttgtGAAATTTTAGCATGTATGTTAGGAAATGCTTATAAAACTGTGATACTTGTAAGcaatactaaataattttgatagcGCTGTGTACTTTGTGTAGCAATATCTGTTCTAGTTACTGGTAAAACTTAGTTAGCGAAGAATTTTTATAGTGCGGTATactctgaaaaacattttttattctggTTGCTAATAAAACTGAGTTAGCAAAGAATTTCGATAATGAGGTGTACCTTGTGTAGCATTATCTGTTGTAATTGTTTTGAAAGTAAATGCAACATAGATTTTCAATTGCTAGCTATTCGGTTAATTGAATAgcttaattttagttattttgtttacaatGCATAATACAGcattgctttaaattatatatgtgtatTCTAATTACACGGATGCTGTAGCAATTATTTTGAATCCAATAACGATTTGAGTttgcaatgcattttattaaattaaatgatatgcatgaaattatatttggaaagtaataaaatttgtttaggagttattaaataattcttggttttgtttccaGTAGATAAGCATAAATCTAGGAAACGCAcgaattattgctttatttaacccttatcgtggaaAGATTgcctttttgaagaaaagcaaaaaataaataaataaataaaatgtatatgtatgttattatgttattattgttattaatgtatgttattattgttattaatgtatgctattattgtttattattaatatattgttatataaagttgtatgtatggtatactatacaaaaggAACATAAGGGTTAATTCCGGTAGATCACACATctaggaattaatatttttttttattacttcagtaTATTTCAGTAGTAAGGATagtttgtttctgaaattatatagaaaaaaaagtgtctAGGAAACTGGCGAAGTTGGTTCATGTAGTCTGTGTCATTCCAagcattttctcatttttttatacaatgtgtgcattattattagaattgtattttaaagtgTTATTTGGAAGAGTGTAGGAAATTGTGAAAATAAGTTCAGGGTCATAATTTATAGTAGatttattatcaaagaaattttgagCTGATATTTCAGGTACACTGCgagcaaatttaaatattcgtttttttattttctattgtatgAAATTGTgactttatttgcatattttaagaattcgtaatgaaaacagtttaattattctagaggtaaataaattttgattgaactGTTATGAAATTTCCGTAACAGTGTTTATCCTTGTAACTCTTTGTTTAATTTCTACATATAAAACTGTAAAAGAGTGGGGATCGctgtaagtaaataataaattcgttGACAAGATGGCTTTTTTGGGGAAGGCCTTAAAGGCTGATTTACAAAAGTTAGCTGAAAATCTAGGAGTTGTGGTTGGAGCTTCTTCAACAGTCTGTTTAATTAAAACAGCTATCCAGGCAATGCCTAATTTTGAGAAAGAGGTtgattatattaaagaattactGGAGACTCTAAGGACAGCAAGAAGAAATTCCACAACGACACAAGAAACGCTGATGGTAATTGGACAGACTTTTTGTATGAACTACTTTGAGGAATGGTTTAAAGGACTAGAAATAAAGACTTTTGCCGCACTGAGTGATTTAATGGTGACTTAGCATTTGAAAAGTTCATTGGAAGAACAATTCATATATGAATGGGCAGAGATAAAATGTCCACAAGTACTTGCTCACAGGttagatgaatataaaaatgtttgaagactatggagaaaaaaaaacttaacaatgCTTCTTTGAAGGAAAAACTTCCAAATTGGAGGAGTAAAGCTTAAACTGAAAGCACGGTATCTTTTCCAGTTAAGAAAGAAGAAAGGGAAGAAAAGAAGTCGAGTGCACActtcgaaaaaataaaagatttacgCTGTTATAAATGTGGATCTAGGGAGCATATTTGACCCAATTCCATATTATTGAGGAATATGAAGAATTCTGCAACAGTGAATCAGCTGTCTGGAACTGATGAAGACGAGATAATGGCACCTTATACCTCAATACGCGAAGTAAATGGATTCTCTATGCCTATCTTGAGAGACACGGGATCGAGTATTGATGTCATCTGCCTGAAGGTGGTAAAGCCTGAAATGTTTACTGGTGAGCATGTCTGGGTACAGTAGCCGTTGGACGAAGTCCCAATCTGTGTACCACTGGCTGAAGTAGAACTGAAAGGAGATTTCGGGCACTTAAAGACAAAAGCGGCCGTAGTCAGCAACAAGGCGGATAAAGGAAGATATCTGCCGGGGAACGGAACAGCAGCAATTATAGAGAAGTCGAAGGATTTTCCGGTCCCACAACAAGTAAATGCAATCCAGACCCGATCTTGGAAGTGTCTGGAAGAGCTGAAAGAGATTACACATGTCAAGGAGAGGGATCCCGTAACTCTAGAAGAAACTGAACTGCCGACTGCGGAGGACATAGAGATAGAAGACGATCTTTTCTCTTTCCCTCCGAAACAAGAATTTGAGGGCTTGACATTGTTGAAGATTGACTCTAAAGCCTTTATTGCTGCTCAGCAGAGCTGTAAAGATTCTCAGTcattgacaaaaaatatattggaaaagaCTGATGCAAAAAACTTCAAAATCCTTCTGAATGGACTCTTGGTGAAAAAGAAGGTTAATCTTCCGCTGGGCGCGCCGTTGTAAAAAGTACAACAGTtcgtttgttttttctttaaaacataattctggCAATAGAGGGCGTTAATCACCATGCGTATTCGTTTATTGAATCTTCCTTCACATTTCCTGAAAGTTATTTGCATTTCTGATTGCGCAATCAGCTGCACCTGTCATTTTTAGCTGTAAACATCTGCGGTGTTGTACTTTATGCAACGCGCGCCTCcttgtgaaattctttttcgaCATAATCTTTCTAAGTGAAATTGTTAGTATTTTGAATGGGATTTGAGGTAAAATAATGTCTaaacgaaaacaatattttaaagatcacAAAGAAATGGTGGATTacctaatgaaaattttgaatgaagattcTGATAGTGAAGTTATTGGAGATGATCTACAATTTCCTGAATATGACGCAGATTTGAGTGACGAAAATTTAGAACAGGAAAATCACAGCAGTGACTCTGAAATAACTGTATCAGATGacgaaattactgaaaataatagtgATGAAAATTGTTATACGGGAAAGGATAAAAtcacaaaatggaaaaaagaagaaatcgtaAAAACCTCCAAAaccaagaacaaaaatattataaagaaactgcCAGGACCAATTGCATATGCAAAAGAAACTGCTTCCGAAATTGAAGCTTTGCTGAAATTGATTGATCTGAGTATGATTGATGAAgtaatttattgcacaaataaatatatacaaggagtagaagttaaatattatgagaaaaaatataattccttctAAATATTCCTCCTCTACAAT is a genomic window containing:
- the LOC129959907 gene encoding uncharacterized protein LOC129959907, which translates into the protein MTYSNAKDIWEKLISVFEQSSIQRLNLLMTQFFQVGRDPNDNVAAHAAKVERIYTDMNGELNRIGSSNIPEELLHGKILLTVGPEFQEFSNVRESLDSDKRTTKNLVEKLCTIEQREFSYLRRFQVQRACEIN